From the genome of Halomonas sp. I5-271120, one region includes:
- a CDS encoding tautomerase family protein, with protein sequence MTAQNARAFRVPSALCGCLPEDKRAHRFIPMDAEDFSYPGGRTPAYTAIEINMMQGRNSETQKALIKELFAKIESEVGISPVDIEITIKEQPAHCWGFRGMTGDEARDLNYSVKV encoded by the coding sequence TTGACCGCCCAAAACGCTCGCGCGTTTCGGGTTCCCTCCGCACTCTGCGGCTGCTTGCCTGAAGACAAGCGGGCTCATCGTTTCATCCCAATGGATGCAGAGGATTTCTCCTATCCGGGTGGTAGAACGCCCGCTTACACGGCGATTGAAATCAACATGATGCAGGGGCGTAACTCTGAGACGCAGAAGGCGCTGATCAAGGAGTTGTTCGCCAAAATAGAGTCCGAGGTAGGCATTTCGCCCGTGGACATTGAGATCACGATAAAAGAGCAGCCAGCTCACTGCTGGGGCTTTCGGGGCATGACAGGCGATGAGGCGCGAGACCTCAATTATTCCGTCAAAGTATGA
- a CDS encoding NAD(P)H-binding protein: MNATSTSHQTSRQAQDELVLVLGGTGKTGRRVAERLKARGICTRIASRTTLPAFDWQDPSGWQAVLQGVSAVYITYAPDLAIPGATEAIRRFVDEAVSSGVQRLVLLSGRGEEEAQACERIVQAAGVEWTVVRASWFLQNFSEGEFLGMVREGAITLPAADIPEPFIDVNDIADVAVAALTEPGHAYETYEVTGPRCLTFTELADEISCAAGREVRFTPIPKDAFAEALAESGAPDEIVWLLKYLFETVLDGRNAHVGDGVQRALGRAPADVTAFAHRIAARGTWQAADEATTA, from the coding sequence ATGAACGCGACATCAACTTCCCATCAGACTTCCCGTCAGGCCCAGGACGAGCTCGTGCTGGTGCTGGGCGGCACCGGCAAGACCGGGCGCCGCGTCGCCGAGCGACTCAAGGCGCGCGGCATTTGCACCCGAATCGCTTCACGCACGACGCTGCCAGCCTTCGACTGGCAGGATCCAAGCGGCTGGCAGGCGGTCCTTCAGGGCGTATCGGCGGTCTACATCACCTACGCCCCGGACCTGGCGATCCCCGGTGCCACCGAAGCGATCCGGCGCTTCGTGGACGAGGCTGTGTCCAGCGGAGTCCAGCGCCTAGTGCTGTTGTCGGGACGTGGCGAGGAGGAGGCCCAGGCCTGCGAACGGATCGTCCAGGCGGCAGGTGTCGAGTGGACGGTGGTGAGAGCGAGCTGGTTTCTGCAGAACTTCTCGGAAGGCGAGTTTCTCGGCATGGTACGAGAGGGCGCTATCACTCTGCCCGCCGCAGACATTCCCGAGCCCTTCATAGACGTCAACGATATCGCCGATGTAGCGGTGGCGGCGCTGACCGAACCGGGCCACGCCTATGAGACCTACGAGGTCACCGGGCCGCGCTGCCTGACCTTCACCGAGCTGGCCGACGAGATCTCCTGTGCGGCCGGGCGCGAGGTGCGCTTCACACCGATTCCCAAGGATGCCTTCGCCGAGGCGCTGGCCGAGTCCGGTGCGCCGGATGAGATCGTTTGGCTGCTGAAGTACCTGTTCGAGACCGTGCTCGACGGGCGCAACGCCCATGTTGGAGATGGGGTGCAGCGGGCGCTGGGACGAGCACCCGCCGATGTGACGGCCTTCGCCCACCGCATCGCCGCGCGTGGCACCTGGCAGGCAGCGGACGAAGCCACAACTGCCTGA
- a CDS encoding LysR substrate-binding domain-containing protein, translating to MSSSSRLPLPTLHAFEAAARHGSFSAAADELHVTAAAVSHRIKALEESLGLRLFERKARGVVLTEAGVRYQERIAEAFTLIDRATRELSQPSLDGPLRVSAPQAFLQHALMPRVGELLRRHPGLDLTLIGDNRMVDLRAGKVDVAIRFGTGNYPGLSVVPLLDEAITVLAPVHGDGEYADWRHACFIEDDSALSTEPWSHWHPWWREAGLYAPQELRRLKVSDSGLALAACRKGLGLCLSRLSVAQEAIDHGEVIALRPWRRTEFSYYLVSLPGAADAPRVVAFRDWLDETLRDLRQAMTAAIQQPTA from the coding sequence ATGTCGTCTTCCTCTCGGCTACCTTTGCCCACCCTGCACGCCTTCGAGGCGGCGGCGCGCCATGGCAGCTTCAGTGCGGCCGCCGATGAGCTGCATGTTACCGCCGCCGCCGTCAGCCATCGCATCAAGGCGTTGGAAGAGAGCCTGGGCCTGCGGCTATTTGAGCGAAAGGCGCGTGGGGTGGTGCTCACCGAGGCCGGCGTGCGCTACCAGGAACGCATCGCCGAGGCTTTTACTCTCATCGATCGCGCCACCCGTGAGCTGAGTCAGCCGAGTCTCGACGGACCGCTACGGGTGTCTGCGCCCCAGGCTTTCCTGCAGCATGCCCTGATGCCACGGGTGGGCGAACTGCTGCGCCGCCACCCGGGGCTGGATCTCACGCTTATTGGTGACAACCGGATGGTCGATCTCCGCGCTGGCAAGGTCGATGTCGCGATTCGGTTTGGCACCGGAAACTACCCTGGCCTGAGTGTCGTGCCCCTGCTTGACGAAGCCATCACGGTATTGGCTCCGGTTCATGGTGATGGGGAGTACGCGGATTGGCGACACGCCTGCTTCATTGAGGACGATAGTGCGCTGTCCACGGAACCCTGGAGCCACTGGCATCCATGGTGGCGAGAGGCGGGGCTATATGCGCCGCAGGAGTTGCGACGACTCAAGGTCTCGGACAGCGGGCTGGCGCTAGCCGCCTGCCGTAAAGGGCTGGGGTTGTGCCTGTCACGCCTGTCGGTGGCCCAGGAGGCGATCGATCATGGTGAGGTCATTGCCTTGCGCCCTTGGCGGCGCACGGAATTCAGCTACTACCTGGTCAGCCTGCCAGGGGCGGCGGATGCCCCTCGAGTCGTCGCCTTTCGTGACTGGCTTGATGAGACACTGCGCGACTTGCGGCAGGCGATGACGGCGGCGATTCAGCAGCCAACAGCCTAG
- a CDS encoding AraC family transcriptional regulator — protein MDAPRARGAFALRTVMRAPWSLRILAESPLTLIAGMTGEAWLLSDEGAPMRIGPGDIAVTRSPVHYTIAHAPDAPPQVVIHPGQHCRDLAGQSVHDAMTHGVRTWGNDPAGDTTFLVGAYEHLSDISDRLLRALPPVLMLSRDDWESPLVALLCDAMAIDEPGQAAVLDRLLDLLITAVLKAWFAREEAGRPAWWRHQGDRIVEHALRMMHDRPAHPWTLETLAMEAGASRAALARRFHERVGEPPMTFLKHWRMALAADLLCQPDATVSGVAEQVGYATPYAFSAAFKRVRGMSPAQHRAAAR, from the coding sequence TTGGACGCGCCACGGGCGCGAGGCGCCTTCGCCCTGCGCACGGTGATGCGTGCCCCTTGGTCACTGCGCATCCTCGCCGAATCGCCGCTGACGCTGATCGCCGGCATGACCGGCGAGGCGTGGCTGCTGTCGGATGAGGGCGCACCGATGCGCATCGGCCCGGGGGATATCGCCGTCACCCGCTCTCCTGTTCACTACACCATCGCCCACGCCCCCGACGCTCCGCCGCAGGTGGTCATCCATCCGGGACAGCACTGCCGCGACCTGGCGGGACAATCGGTGCATGACGCCATGACCCACGGGGTGCGCACCTGGGGCAACGATCCTGCGGGCGACACGACGTTTCTCGTCGGCGCCTACGAGCACCTGAGCGATATCAGCGATCGTCTGCTGCGCGCCCTCCCCCCGGTACTGATGCTGTCCCGCGATGACTGGGAATCGCCGCTCGTGGCCCTGCTATGCGACGCTATGGCGATCGATGAGCCGGGCCAGGCGGCAGTGCTCGACCGCCTGCTCGACCTGCTGATTACTGCTGTACTCAAGGCCTGGTTCGCCCGGGAGGAGGCGGGGCGACCGGCCTGGTGGCGCCATCAGGGCGACCGCATCGTGGAGCATGCCCTGCGCATGATGCACGACCGCCCAGCACACCCATGGACGCTGGAGACCCTGGCGATGGAGGCTGGCGCCTCGCGAGCCGCTCTAGCGCGGCGCTTCCATGAACGGGTCGGCGAGCCGCCCATGACCTTCCTCAAGCACTGGCGCATGGCCCTGGCGGCGGACCTGCTTTGCCAGCCCGATGCCACGGTGAGCGGCGTGGCGGAGCAAGTCGGCTATGCCACCCCCTATGCCTTCAGCGCCGCCTTCAAGCGTGTCAGGGGGATGAGCCCGGCACAGCATCGCGCAGCGGCCCGCTAG